One Spodoptera frugiperda isolate SF20-4 chromosome 10, AGI-APGP_CSIRO_Sfru_2.0, whole genome shotgun sequence genomic region harbors:
- the LOC118277349 gene encoding vacuolar protein sorting-associated protein 35 isoform X3, with the protein METINHPFLYTWSTAQMTNQASPVEEQEKLLDEALNVVKVQAFQMKRCLDKSKLMDALKHASTMLGELRTSLLSPKSYYELYMAITDELRHLELYLLEEFQKGRKVADLYELVQYAGNIVPRLYLLITVGLVYIKTNSNLRRDLLKDLVEMCRGVQHPLRGLFLRNYLLQCTRNVLPDTSEAQNENEGVVKDAIDFVLMNFAEMNKLWVRMQHQGHSRDKERRERERSELRILVGTNLVRLSQLESVTVEDYGRLVLPGILEQVVSCRDAIAQEYLMECIIQVFPDEFHLANLQPFLKSCAELQPGVNIKNIIIALIERLATYSQRNEGNINLSVVLEDGKEQEVQLFEVFSDQVAAITQSRTDMPPEDMLSLQLALLKLAQRCHPDKLNYVDRVLAHTDKICADIHQASGKTHLEHNTAVFKELMKILKLPADHYKNILTLIKLQNYSPLIRHLNHPGRIMIAVHLINDVLETDCLISTPEDVESVLSMLDVLVKDQPDQPTAEPDVEDFMEEQGLLARLIHHFKSDSADRQYLILSAARKALQAGGAARIQHTFPPIVFHAYRLAHTYKQLRETDDMWEKKCQKIFQFCHQTITMLVKAELAELPLRLYLQGALAISEIGFANHETIAYEFLSQAFSLYEDEISDSKAQLAAITLIIATFEQINCFGAENAEPMRTQCALAASKLLKKPDQSRAVALCAHLFWKAPKDGKQVCMVVTSPAPSHSARISSGRRPRMGSSGR; encoded by the exons ATGGAGACTATAAACCATCCATTTTTGTACACTTGGTCAACT gCACAAATGACGAACCAGGCGTCACCGGTTGAGGAGCAGGAGAAACTCCTGGACGAAGCTTTGAATGTAGTCAAAGTGcag GCATTTCAAATGAAGAGATGTCTGGACAAGTCCAAGTTGATGGATGCCTTGAAGCATGCGTCCACTATGCTGGGCGAGTTGAGGACTTCACTGCTGTCTCCTAAAAGCTATTATGAGCTTT ACATGGCAATAACAGATGAGCTCCGTCACCTAGAGCTGTATCTCCTTGAGGAGTTCCAGAAAGGTCGCAAAGTGGCCGACCTGTATGAACTGGTGCAGTACGCTGGGAACATCGTGCCGCGGCTGTATCTACTCATCACCGTTGGCTTAGTGTACATCAAGACTAACTCTAATTTGAGACGGGATTTGCTTAAG GACCTGGTAGAGATGTGCAGAGGAGTCCAGCACCCTCTCCGAGGTCTCTTCCTGAGGAACTACCTGCTGCAATGCACCAGGAATGTCCTACCTGATACCTCTGAAGCACAGAACGAGAATGAAGGCGTG GTAAAAGATGCGATCGACTTCGTGCTGATGAACTTTGCCGAGATGAACAAACTGTGGGTCAGAATGCAGCATCAAGGACACTCCAG GGACAAGGAGCGTCGTGAACGTGAAAGATCAGAGCTCCGTATCCTGGTTGGCACGAACCTGGTCCGTCTCTCCCAGCTGGAGTCTGTGACAGTGGAGGACTATGGCAGACTGGTGCTGCCTGGGATCCTGGAACAGGTCGTCAGCTGCAGGGATGCCATCGCCCAGGAGTATCTCATGGAGTGTATTATACAG GTATTCCCCGACGAGTTCCACCTGGCGAACCTGCAGCCGTTCCTCAAGTCGTGCGCGGAGCTGCAGCCCGGAGTCAACATCAAGAACATCATCATCGCACTCATTGAGAGACTCGCTACTTATAGCCAG aGAAACGAAGGCAATATAAACTTGAGCGTGGTTCTAGAAGATGGGAAAGAACAAGAGGTTCAACTCTTTGAGGTGTTCTCTGACCAAGTGGCTGCTATTACACAg AGTCGCACAGACATGCCCCCCGAAGACATGTTGTCCCTTCAGTTGGCACTACTGAAGCTGGCCCAGAGGTGCCACCCTGACAAACTCAACTACGTCGACCGAGTACTCGCACATACGGACAAGATTTGCGCCGATATACATCAAGCTAG CGGCAAAACCCACTTAGAACACAACACGGCAGTCTTCAAAGAACTGATGAAGATCCTCAAGCTGCCAGCAGACCATTACAAGAACATTCTGACGCTGATCAAGCTGCAGAACTACTCACCGTTGATCAGACACCTGAACCACCCCGGACGGATCATGATAGCGGTGCATTTGATCAATGATGTGCTGGAAACTGACTGTCTGATATCTACTCCGGAGGAT GTGGAGTCAGTGCTATCGATGTTAGACGTGCTAGTGAAGGACCAGCCAGACCAGCCCACCGCCGAGCCTGACGTCGAGGACTTCATGGAGGAGCAGGGGCTACTGGCCAG ACTGATCCACCACTTCAAATCCGACTCAGCGGACCGCCAGTACCTGATACTGTCGGCGGCGCGCAAGGCCTTACAGGCGGGCGGCGCCGCGCGCATACAGCATACCTTCCCACCCATCGTGTTCCACGCCTACAGGCTCGCGCATACTTACAAGCAGCTCAGGGAGACG GACGACATGTGGGAGAAAAAGTGTCAGAAGATATTCCAGTTCTGCCACCAGACTATCACCATGCTGGTCAAGGCTGAACTAGCTGAACTGCCACTCAG GTTATACCTCCAAGGCGCGCTGGCTATAAGCGAGATCGGGTTCGCGAACCACGAGACGATAGCGTACGAGTTCCTGTCGCAAGCGTTCTCGCTGTACGAGGACGAGATCTCGGACAGCAAGGCGCAGCTCGCCGCCATCACGCTCATCATTGCCACTTTTGAGCAAATTAATTGTTTCG GCGCGGAGAACGCGGAGCCGATGCGTACGCAGTGCGCGCTGGCGGCCAGCAAACTGCTGAAGAAGCCCGACCAGTCCCGCGCCGTCGCACTCTGCGCGCATCTCTTCTGGAAGGCGCCCAAGGATGGGAAGCAG GTATGTATGGTTGTGACCAGTCCCGCGCCGTCGCACTCTGCGCGCATCTCTTCTGGAAGGCGCCCAAGGATGGGAAGCAG TGGGCGCTGA
- the LOC118277349 gene encoding vacuolar protein sorting-associated protein 35 isoform X4: METINHPFLYTWSTAQMTNQASPVEEQEKLLDEALNVVKVQAFQMKRCLDKSKLMDALKHASTMLGELRTSLLSPKSYYELYMAITDELRHLELYLLEEFQKGRKVADLYELVQYAGNIVPRLYLLITVGLVYIKTNSNLRRDLLKDLVEMCRGVQHPLRGLFLRNYLLQCTRNVLPDTSEAQNENEGVVKDAIDFVLMNFAEMNKLWVRMQHQGHSRDKERRERERSELRILVGTNLVRLSQLESVTVEDYGRLVLPGILEQVVSCRDAIAQEYLMECIIQVFPDEFHLANLQPFLKSCAELQPGVNIKNIIIALIERLATYSQRNEGNINLSVVLEDGKEQEVQLFEVFSDQVAAITQSRTDMPPEDMLSLQLALLKLAQRCHPDKLNYVDRVLAHTDKICADIHQASGKTHLEHNTAVFKELMKILKLPADHYKNILTLIKLQNYSPLIRHLNHPGRIMIAVHLINDVLETDCLISTPEDVESVLSMLDVLVKDQPDQPTAEPDVEDFMEEQGLLARLIHHFKSDSADRQYLILSAARKALQAGGAARIQHTFPPIVFHAYRLAHTYKQLRETDDMWEKKCQKIFQFCHQTITMLVKAELAELPLRLYLQGALAISEIGFANHETIAYEFLSQAFSLYEDEISDSKAQLAAITLIIATFEQINCFGAENAEPMRTQCALAASKLLKKPDQSRAVALCAHLFWKAPKDGKQVCMVVTSPAPSHSARISSGRRPKMGSRYV; this comes from the exons ATGGAGACTATAAACCATCCATTTTTGTACACTTGGTCAACT gCACAAATGACGAACCAGGCGTCACCGGTTGAGGAGCAGGAGAAACTCCTGGACGAAGCTTTGAATGTAGTCAAAGTGcag GCATTTCAAATGAAGAGATGTCTGGACAAGTCCAAGTTGATGGATGCCTTGAAGCATGCGTCCACTATGCTGGGCGAGTTGAGGACTTCACTGCTGTCTCCTAAAAGCTATTATGAGCTTT ACATGGCAATAACAGATGAGCTCCGTCACCTAGAGCTGTATCTCCTTGAGGAGTTCCAGAAAGGTCGCAAAGTGGCCGACCTGTATGAACTGGTGCAGTACGCTGGGAACATCGTGCCGCGGCTGTATCTACTCATCACCGTTGGCTTAGTGTACATCAAGACTAACTCTAATTTGAGACGGGATTTGCTTAAG GACCTGGTAGAGATGTGCAGAGGAGTCCAGCACCCTCTCCGAGGTCTCTTCCTGAGGAACTACCTGCTGCAATGCACCAGGAATGTCCTACCTGATACCTCTGAAGCACAGAACGAGAATGAAGGCGTG GTAAAAGATGCGATCGACTTCGTGCTGATGAACTTTGCCGAGATGAACAAACTGTGGGTCAGAATGCAGCATCAAGGACACTCCAG GGACAAGGAGCGTCGTGAACGTGAAAGATCAGAGCTCCGTATCCTGGTTGGCACGAACCTGGTCCGTCTCTCCCAGCTGGAGTCTGTGACAGTGGAGGACTATGGCAGACTGGTGCTGCCTGGGATCCTGGAACAGGTCGTCAGCTGCAGGGATGCCATCGCCCAGGAGTATCTCATGGAGTGTATTATACAG GTATTCCCCGACGAGTTCCACCTGGCGAACCTGCAGCCGTTCCTCAAGTCGTGCGCGGAGCTGCAGCCCGGAGTCAACATCAAGAACATCATCATCGCACTCATTGAGAGACTCGCTACTTATAGCCAG aGAAACGAAGGCAATATAAACTTGAGCGTGGTTCTAGAAGATGGGAAAGAACAAGAGGTTCAACTCTTTGAGGTGTTCTCTGACCAAGTGGCTGCTATTACACAg AGTCGCACAGACATGCCCCCCGAAGACATGTTGTCCCTTCAGTTGGCACTACTGAAGCTGGCCCAGAGGTGCCACCCTGACAAACTCAACTACGTCGACCGAGTACTCGCACATACGGACAAGATTTGCGCCGATATACATCAAGCTAG CGGCAAAACCCACTTAGAACACAACACGGCAGTCTTCAAAGAACTGATGAAGATCCTCAAGCTGCCAGCAGACCATTACAAGAACATTCTGACGCTGATCAAGCTGCAGAACTACTCACCGTTGATCAGACACCTGAACCACCCCGGACGGATCATGATAGCGGTGCATTTGATCAATGATGTGCTGGAAACTGACTGTCTGATATCTACTCCGGAGGAT GTGGAGTCAGTGCTATCGATGTTAGACGTGCTAGTGAAGGACCAGCCAGACCAGCCCACCGCCGAGCCTGACGTCGAGGACTTCATGGAGGAGCAGGGGCTACTGGCCAG ACTGATCCACCACTTCAAATCCGACTCAGCGGACCGCCAGTACCTGATACTGTCGGCGGCGCGCAAGGCCTTACAGGCGGGCGGCGCCGCGCGCATACAGCATACCTTCCCACCCATCGTGTTCCACGCCTACAGGCTCGCGCATACTTACAAGCAGCTCAGGGAGACG GACGACATGTGGGAGAAAAAGTGTCAGAAGATATTCCAGTTCTGCCACCAGACTATCACCATGCTGGTCAAGGCTGAACTAGCTGAACTGCCACTCAG GTTATACCTCCAAGGCGCGCTGGCTATAAGCGAGATCGGGTTCGCGAACCACGAGACGATAGCGTACGAGTTCCTGTCGCAAGCGTTCTCGCTGTACGAGGACGAGATCTCGGACAGCAAGGCGCAGCTCGCCGCCATCACGCTCATCATTGCCACTTTTGAGCAAATTAATTGTTTCG GCGCGGAGAACGCGGAGCCGATGCGTACGCAGTGCGCGCTGGCGGCCAGCAAACTGCTGAAGAAGCCCGACCAGTCCCGCGCCGTCGCACTCTGCGCGCATCTCTTCTGGAAGGCGCCCAAGGATGGGAAGCAGGTATGTATGGTTGTGACCAGTCCCGCGCCGTCGCACTCTGCGCGCATCTCTTCTGGAAGGCGCCCAAAGATGGGAAGCAG GTATGTTTGA
- the LOC118277349 gene encoding vacuolar protein sorting-associated protein 35 isoform X1: METINHPFLYTWSTAQMTNQASPVEEQEKLLDEALNVVKVQAFQMKRCLDKSKLMDALKHASTMLGELRTSLLSPKSYYELYMAITDELRHLELYLLEEFQKGRKVADLYELVQYAGNIVPRLYLLITVGLVYIKTNSNLRRDLLKDLVEMCRGVQHPLRGLFLRNYLLQCTRNVLPDTSEAQNENEGVVKDAIDFVLMNFAEMNKLWVRMQHQGHSRDKERRERERSELRILVGTNLVRLSQLESVTVEDYGRLVLPGILEQVVSCRDAIAQEYLMECIIQVFPDEFHLANLQPFLKSCAELQPGVNIKNIIIALIERLATYSQRNEGNINLSVVLEDGKEQEVQLFEVFSDQVAAITQSRTDMPPEDMLSLQLALLKLAQRCHPDKLNYVDRVLAHTDKICADIHQASGKTHLEHNTAVFKELMKILKLPADHYKNILTLIKLQNYSPLIRHLNHPGRIMIAVHLINDVLETDCLISTPEDVESVLSMLDVLVKDQPDQPTAEPDVEDFMEEQGLLARLIHHFKSDSADRQYLILSAARKALQAGGAARIQHTFPPIVFHAYRLAHTYKQLRETDDMWEKKCQKIFQFCHQTITMLVKAELAELPLRLYLQGALAISEIGFANHETIAYEFLSQAFSLYEDEISDSKAQLAAITLIIATFEQINCFGAENAEPMRTQCALAASKLLKKPDQSRAVALCAHLFWKAPKDGKQWALNDASRALDCVKKAARVAQQCMDGGVQAQLLAELLGRYALLRERGNQMLTTTLIDAVIQKIREELANLDQSEEVEQITKHFHNTLQHLKNRMECPDPDGLGYEGLTLS, from the exons ATGGAGACTATAAACCATCCATTTTTGTACACTTGGTCAACT gCACAAATGACGAACCAGGCGTCACCGGTTGAGGAGCAGGAGAAACTCCTGGACGAAGCTTTGAATGTAGTCAAAGTGcag GCATTTCAAATGAAGAGATGTCTGGACAAGTCCAAGTTGATGGATGCCTTGAAGCATGCGTCCACTATGCTGGGCGAGTTGAGGACTTCACTGCTGTCTCCTAAAAGCTATTATGAGCTTT ACATGGCAATAACAGATGAGCTCCGTCACCTAGAGCTGTATCTCCTTGAGGAGTTCCAGAAAGGTCGCAAAGTGGCCGACCTGTATGAACTGGTGCAGTACGCTGGGAACATCGTGCCGCGGCTGTATCTACTCATCACCGTTGGCTTAGTGTACATCAAGACTAACTCTAATTTGAGACGGGATTTGCTTAAG GACCTGGTAGAGATGTGCAGAGGAGTCCAGCACCCTCTCCGAGGTCTCTTCCTGAGGAACTACCTGCTGCAATGCACCAGGAATGTCCTACCTGATACCTCTGAAGCACAGAACGAGAATGAAGGCGTG GTAAAAGATGCGATCGACTTCGTGCTGATGAACTTTGCCGAGATGAACAAACTGTGGGTCAGAATGCAGCATCAAGGACACTCCAG GGACAAGGAGCGTCGTGAACGTGAAAGATCAGAGCTCCGTATCCTGGTTGGCACGAACCTGGTCCGTCTCTCCCAGCTGGAGTCTGTGACAGTGGAGGACTATGGCAGACTGGTGCTGCCTGGGATCCTGGAACAGGTCGTCAGCTGCAGGGATGCCATCGCCCAGGAGTATCTCATGGAGTGTATTATACAG GTATTCCCCGACGAGTTCCACCTGGCGAACCTGCAGCCGTTCCTCAAGTCGTGCGCGGAGCTGCAGCCCGGAGTCAACATCAAGAACATCATCATCGCACTCATTGAGAGACTCGCTACTTATAGCCAG aGAAACGAAGGCAATATAAACTTGAGCGTGGTTCTAGAAGATGGGAAAGAACAAGAGGTTCAACTCTTTGAGGTGTTCTCTGACCAAGTGGCTGCTATTACACAg AGTCGCACAGACATGCCCCCCGAAGACATGTTGTCCCTTCAGTTGGCACTACTGAAGCTGGCCCAGAGGTGCCACCCTGACAAACTCAACTACGTCGACCGAGTACTCGCACATACGGACAAGATTTGCGCCGATATACATCAAGCTAG CGGCAAAACCCACTTAGAACACAACACGGCAGTCTTCAAAGAACTGATGAAGATCCTCAAGCTGCCAGCAGACCATTACAAGAACATTCTGACGCTGATCAAGCTGCAGAACTACTCACCGTTGATCAGACACCTGAACCACCCCGGACGGATCATGATAGCGGTGCATTTGATCAATGATGTGCTGGAAACTGACTGTCTGATATCTACTCCGGAGGAT GTGGAGTCAGTGCTATCGATGTTAGACGTGCTAGTGAAGGACCAGCCAGACCAGCCCACCGCCGAGCCTGACGTCGAGGACTTCATGGAGGAGCAGGGGCTACTGGCCAG ACTGATCCACCACTTCAAATCCGACTCAGCGGACCGCCAGTACCTGATACTGTCGGCGGCGCGCAAGGCCTTACAGGCGGGCGGCGCCGCGCGCATACAGCATACCTTCCCACCCATCGTGTTCCACGCCTACAGGCTCGCGCATACTTACAAGCAGCTCAGGGAGACG GACGACATGTGGGAGAAAAAGTGTCAGAAGATATTCCAGTTCTGCCACCAGACTATCACCATGCTGGTCAAGGCTGAACTAGCTGAACTGCCACTCAG GTTATACCTCCAAGGCGCGCTGGCTATAAGCGAGATCGGGTTCGCGAACCACGAGACGATAGCGTACGAGTTCCTGTCGCAAGCGTTCTCGCTGTACGAGGACGAGATCTCGGACAGCAAGGCGCAGCTCGCCGCCATCACGCTCATCATTGCCACTTTTGAGCAAATTAATTGTTTCG GCGCGGAGAACGCGGAGCCGATGCGTACGCAGTGCGCGCTGGCGGCCAGCAAACTGCTGAAGAAGCCCGACCAGTCCCGCGCCGTCGCACTCTGCGCGCATCTCTTCTGGAAGGCGCCCAAGGATGGGAAGCAG TGGGCGCTGAACGACGCGTCCCGCGCGCTGGACTGCGTGAAGAAGGCGGCGCGCGTGGCGCAGCAGTGCATGGACGGCGGCGTGCAGGCGCAGCTGCTGGCAGAGCTGCTCGGCCGGTACGCGCTGCTCCGCGAGAGGGGGAACCAGATGCTCACCACCACGCTTATTGATGCC GTGATCCAAAAGATTCGCGAGGAACTAGCGAACCTGGACCAGTCGGAGGAAGTGGAACAGATCACGAAGCACTTCCACAACACGCTGCAGCACCTCAAGAACCGCATGGAGTGCCCCGACCCTGACGGGCTGGGGTATGAGGGACTCACGCTGTCCTAA
- the LOC118277349 gene encoding vacuolar protein sorting-associated protein 35 isoform X2, which produces MTNQASPVEEQEKLLDEALNVVKVQAFQMKRCLDKSKLMDALKHASTMLGELRTSLLSPKSYYELYMAITDELRHLELYLLEEFQKGRKVADLYELVQYAGNIVPRLYLLITVGLVYIKTNSNLRRDLLKDLVEMCRGVQHPLRGLFLRNYLLQCTRNVLPDTSEAQNENEGVVKDAIDFVLMNFAEMNKLWVRMQHQGHSRDKERRERERSELRILVGTNLVRLSQLESVTVEDYGRLVLPGILEQVVSCRDAIAQEYLMECIIQVFPDEFHLANLQPFLKSCAELQPGVNIKNIIIALIERLATYSQRNEGNINLSVVLEDGKEQEVQLFEVFSDQVAAITQSRTDMPPEDMLSLQLALLKLAQRCHPDKLNYVDRVLAHTDKICADIHQASGKTHLEHNTAVFKELMKILKLPADHYKNILTLIKLQNYSPLIRHLNHPGRIMIAVHLINDVLETDCLISTPEDVESVLSMLDVLVKDQPDQPTAEPDVEDFMEEQGLLARLIHHFKSDSADRQYLILSAARKALQAGGAARIQHTFPPIVFHAYRLAHTYKQLRETDDMWEKKCQKIFQFCHQTITMLVKAELAELPLRLYLQGALAISEIGFANHETIAYEFLSQAFSLYEDEISDSKAQLAAITLIIATFEQINCFGAENAEPMRTQCALAASKLLKKPDQSRAVALCAHLFWKAPKDGKQWALNDASRALDCVKKAARVAQQCMDGGVQAQLLAELLGRYALLRERGNQMLTTTLIDAVIQKIREELANLDQSEEVEQITKHFHNTLQHLKNRMECPDPDGLGYEGLTLS; this is translated from the exons ATGACGAACCAGGCGTCACCGGTTGAGGAGCAGGAGAAACTCCTGGACGAAGCTTTGAATGTAGTCAAAGTGcag GCATTTCAAATGAAGAGATGTCTGGACAAGTCCAAGTTGATGGATGCCTTGAAGCATGCGTCCACTATGCTGGGCGAGTTGAGGACTTCACTGCTGTCTCCTAAAAGCTATTATGAGCTTT ACATGGCAATAACAGATGAGCTCCGTCACCTAGAGCTGTATCTCCTTGAGGAGTTCCAGAAAGGTCGCAAAGTGGCCGACCTGTATGAACTGGTGCAGTACGCTGGGAACATCGTGCCGCGGCTGTATCTACTCATCACCGTTGGCTTAGTGTACATCAAGACTAACTCTAATTTGAGACGGGATTTGCTTAAG GACCTGGTAGAGATGTGCAGAGGAGTCCAGCACCCTCTCCGAGGTCTCTTCCTGAGGAACTACCTGCTGCAATGCACCAGGAATGTCCTACCTGATACCTCTGAAGCACAGAACGAGAATGAAGGCGTG GTAAAAGATGCGATCGACTTCGTGCTGATGAACTTTGCCGAGATGAACAAACTGTGGGTCAGAATGCAGCATCAAGGACACTCCAG GGACAAGGAGCGTCGTGAACGTGAAAGATCAGAGCTCCGTATCCTGGTTGGCACGAACCTGGTCCGTCTCTCCCAGCTGGAGTCTGTGACAGTGGAGGACTATGGCAGACTGGTGCTGCCTGGGATCCTGGAACAGGTCGTCAGCTGCAGGGATGCCATCGCCCAGGAGTATCTCATGGAGTGTATTATACAG GTATTCCCCGACGAGTTCCACCTGGCGAACCTGCAGCCGTTCCTCAAGTCGTGCGCGGAGCTGCAGCCCGGAGTCAACATCAAGAACATCATCATCGCACTCATTGAGAGACTCGCTACTTATAGCCAG aGAAACGAAGGCAATATAAACTTGAGCGTGGTTCTAGAAGATGGGAAAGAACAAGAGGTTCAACTCTTTGAGGTGTTCTCTGACCAAGTGGCTGCTATTACACAg AGTCGCACAGACATGCCCCCCGAAGACATGTTGTCCCTTCAGTTGGCACTACTGAAGCTGGCCCAGAGGTGCCACCCTGACAAACTCAACTACGTCGACCGAGTACTCGCACATACGGACAAGATTTGCGCCGATATACATCAAGCTAG CGGCAAAACCCACTTAGAACACAACACGGCAGTCTTCAAAGAACTGATGAAGATCCTCAAGCTGCCAGCAGACCATTACAAGAACATTCTGACGCTGATCAAGCTGCAGAACTACTCACCGTTGATCAGACACCTGAACCACCCCGGACGGATCATGATAGCGGTGCATTTGATCAATGATGTGCTGGAAACTGACTGTCTGATATCTACTCCGGAGGAT GTGGAGTCAGTGCTATCGATGTTAGACGTGCTAGTGAAGGACCAGCCAGACCAGCCCACCGCCGAGCCTGACGTCGAGGACTTCATGGAGGAGCAGGGGCTACTGGCCAG ACTGATCCACCACTTCAAATCCGACTCAGCGGACCGCCAGTACCTGATACTGTCGGCGGCGCGCAAGGCCTTACAGGCGGGCGGCGCCGCGCGCATACAGCATACCTTCCCACCCATCGTGTTCCACGCCTACAGGCTCGCGCATACTTACAAGCAGCTCAGGGAGACG GACGACATGTGGGAGAAAAAGTGTCAGAAGATATTCCAGTTCTGCCACCAGACTATCACCATGCTGGTCAAGGCTGAACTAGCTGAACTGCCACTCAG GTTATACCTCCAAGGCGCGCTGGCTATAAGCGAGATCGGGTTCGCGAACCACGAGACGATAGCGTACGAGTTCCTGTCGCAAGCGTTCTCGCTGTACGAGGACGAGATCTCGGACAGCAAGGCGCAGCTCGCCGCCATCACGCTCATCATTGCCACTTTTGAGCAAATTAATTGTTTCG GCGCGGAGAACGCGGAGCCGATGCGTACGCAGTGCGCGCTGGCGGCCAGCAAACTGCTGAAGAAGCCCGACCAGTCCCGCGCCGTCGCACTCTGCGCGCATCTCTTCTGGAAGGCGCCCAAGGATGGGAAGCAG TGGGCGCTGAACGACGCGTCCCGCGCGCTGGACTGCGTGAAGAAGGCGGCGCGCGTGGCGCAGCAGTGCATGGACGGCGGCGTGCAGGCGCAGCTGCTGGCAGAGCTGCTCGGCCGGTACGCGCTGCTCCGCGAGAGGGGGAACCAGATGCTCACCACCACGCTTATTGATGCC GTGATCCAAAAGATTCGCGAGGAACTAGCGAACCTGGACCAGTCGGAGGAAGTGGAACAGATCACGAAGCACTTCCACAACACGCTGCAGCACCTCAAGAACCGCATGGAGTGCCCCGACCCTGACGGGCTGGGGTATGAGGGACTCACGCTGTCCTAA